The Megalops cyprinoides isolate fMegCyp1 chromosome 15, fMegCyp1.pri, whole genome shotgun sequence region CGTTCAATATCGGGTATTTGTAATCAAGATTACAAGTTAAGTTATTGTCCGTGTAGCGCTCTTGCGCTCTTTTCTATACGTCAGCAACATCTCATTGGCTAAATGCTCCGACAACCAGCGCTTTTCGTAGCAGTTAGTCTAGTCGAGTCGGTAAAGACATTAGACTGAGGTGACCGATGAACCGGCCAGTAATAACCAGCATGAAGGGTTACgaattattcaaaaaaaaaaaaaaaaagatgcgcAGGTATAAATGTTCTTCATGTCCGGTAACTGCTACTTAATAATACCGTGATGACGACGGATACACATATGGTCATGAAGATAACCTTTTCTGTCAAACACGAAAACACAGCCGAAGCCATAGCCCGCTGGTATACTGCATCTGTGAACCACAAATGCGCGCAAGCaagaaatacatatatttttagaaGGCAGGGCACTGAGGGATCCTGGCAACATGTTAGGAGATGACATAACGGGAATTGGGATTTGTAATTTCCTCTTCCGCCGGTAGGTGGAGCAGGGGGCAGGACAGCGTACCTGTGTTTGTACTTCATCGATCTTtgaataaaagttaaaaatgtacGGACTGACCGAGGTGATTTTCTTGGCAACAAcgaaaaaatgtacattttaattttgcttcaAAAATATTACGGTTATCTTGCGTATGGTCTCTCTGCCACTCTAGTTTTGTGCTCAGGTCTCTTCTTAGAGGGTTACAGTGGTTTttcactcacgcacacagcAGATTTCCTGTGTTCAACTGTTGTGGGGCCTAATGGAATGAACACCTTCATTTGTGTTGAACCAAATTCCACTGTATGAAGTTGCAGATATTATCTGTTCTCTGCAATCTTTTAATATAGATTTTCAGTGTGTCagatatttgtatttatcaGTAGCTGCACTGACACAATGAGCAATTGTTTTCGAGAAACTTAAATGAATGCCAGCATGCTTTCACAGCTCCTTTCAGAAGATCTCCCATTATCCCATTGTGTTGCTATAGCTTCTTGCTTTCACTGTTGGGGTAATTGAAACATGAATAGGGCTTACAGTtagtttatacatttttatggcGGCCTGTTTTCAGAAAGTCGAAGCATTCATTTGTGAATGAACAAAGTGGTGATATTGCTGGAGCCTGATGGGTTGCCGGAGccataacaagttgatcatttgaagcagctgtgctggagcaggaagagatctaaaacatgcaggacaaggggtgccccaggagaggtttgggagaCGCTAGCTTAGAGTATAGTTATTATTGCTGATTAAGGCCCGAATTCAGCGAAATGTGTGAGGtcattagaaaaagaaaaatgttgtgaaagtaACACTTGCTCAATTTTCTCTTCTTTGCACCTGAACAAAGAAATTAACTGCGCCAAGTCCATGTGatataaaacaatttcagtgcCACCTTTAATCAAGATCAAAGTGTTAATTGATTTagcctgctttttaaaaattattttgtaaaatgctgcatgtactgtacattttaccaCTGGGCCAGTGAAAATGAGAACCTAGGGCTCTGTTTGGACCTCAGCAGGCACAAACAGTCCGGTATCGGTGGTGCTTCGGGGAATAAACCACCCCgaggtgagtgtgtgctggCTATTATTATGTTCTGCCCTCTGCCTTTCCCAGATGTGCTCTGTGATGATGCATCATTCGCCGTTAGAACTCACTTCTTCAGCAAAGCTGCAGTAATGGCTGCATTGGACATATTTGGGTTACGTAGATTAACCTGAGCCTGTAATAACCAACATGAAGGGTATGCAAAAAGATTCATAGTCATAAATGCAAGAAAAGAATAATTAATGTTTAGTTCTTAAAATTCTTCTTAGAACCTCTATGAGAAAGTGGGGTATGTGATTTTATTCAAGGTTGAGAGCCCTGCTGTTGTGCCCGTGATGAAGGCACTGAATTGGCTCAGAAAAAATAGCAGTTGAACTGTATTAgtaaataatatgtacataaataGATCAACCTGGATAAGGCTATCTGctcaaaaaataatgttaagtGATCTTCAGAGTCAAACAGAAGCAACAGGTATGTCCTTTACCTGGAAAATCATTGGGGCTAATATACATATGTTTCAGGCTGTTTCGATTTTTGAGTCCATTTTTAAGCTCTTTATTAAGTACAAACTCTGCAGTTTTAGGCCGGTCGCctcatgtcattttgtgtgaaagaaCATAAGCAAGGCTACTGGAGACAGGGCTGTAAAACAGAATAGCTTACTACAgttttttctcagatttttcCATTGAAGTGCACTTATCCAGAACCAGTTTCCATGGTGAGCTAAAAGTTAGAATTCAGCCACTGTGCTCTCATGAACTTGACCCTTTGCTGTAAGTATTGTCTTGCCTGGCTGAGCTGTGCTACAGAAGCAAGCATAGCTGTTTACAGAAAAAACTCTCTTCTGCTCGTTGGCTCATTGACAAAACTGATTCAAAATACATGCGTGTAGAAGGACTTAACCTATTCATTTGCATGCATCTGACCTTTAAGTGAATATCACGCCAGCTGATTTCAATAGCAATAGTGCTGACAGACAAATGGTCTCAGTATCATGTTATGAGCTTCTCTAATGAACAGATGTGAATAGAGTAATGGCAGTCCTCCTGGAaaagtgaaagagaagaaaatgcGGATGTCTGGAATTTTACAGGGTTCATTGTCATATCAGTTTGCAGACCCAAAGTTGAGAATCTGGTATTGAAGATCGGACGGTCTATTGTTTCTTCTCTCTTCTAATGGCTTAACAGCTGCACAAGGAACGCACCATTAACAACAAaagctgctggtgctggtgcaaTGCAAGAGCACCTTCCCATGCTAGCTAATGTGTAACTTCCAGTTCATAACCTGTACCAACCAGTTCTCAGAGTTTCTCTCGGTTGGCCAGGatgcatttttccccctcttgCCATCTTTCTCCtgtcccctctgtctttcttttttccgTGAAGGAAGTTGTACCATTAAATAATGCCCCAAGGTTGTGAGCAGGGGCCCCCGTGACATATGACTTGAGTTATGGAGTTTTGAGCgtgtgatttaaaaaagaaattcagcAGTAAATCGTTCAATCAAGGACGTTGATGACGAGGTGCATTGCTCTGCCAGCATAGTTGCTTGGAGCTACCTGACCGCCCAGCGCTCTGGATGCTGAGGAAGAGATCTGTGCTAGTTATAGACAGGTGAGTCACCGTacttacagaaaataaaaacggAGCTCTAGTCTACTGGAGCTGAGAGAATAAACCAAAGGACAGTAGCATTTTTTTAACTGAGACAGCTGTCTTTGGTACAGTGCACTGTCAAATTCTGAATATAGAATAACTTTCAAATCAGTATTTCTCCAATGACTCCCCCACGTCAATGATCCTAAAAAACCTTATTTGCCTTATTTAATAAAGGTGAAGCATGGAGTAGTTCAATAACTGTACCTTTGTGAATTTCAGACCAGAAAATTCATTAATGCTCATATTAAGCCCTGTGTGCTATCAGATAAAATGTATAGCTGACTTCAATAcaacacatatatttttgtcCCTCCTTATCTGTTGTCTGCCTTATCCAATAGTACAGCTGGCTGATATACTGTAGAGATTTGATTTGGCAGCTTACAGGAAAAGTACAGGAAATACAGGAAAAGGGTGGATGGAGACTTCATATCATCAATGTAACATTAAGCTGTACAGGTGGGTGAGTATGGAAAGTATCCAGAGCTATTTAGGCCATTGTGTAAGAGCCCTAGCTGTGTATCGTGTTTGCTAGTGCCCGGCTTTGTGGCATGAGTGTTCTGTGTATGTGATTGAAAACAATCTGTGAAagatttctggaaaaaaagttgataactgactgactgactaaGATTCCATGGTGCAAATAGTTAAGTGCGACACATTAAAGTACACATCCTTTGAGGTTTGTTGCTTTACTTGATAATACTTTCATAGTGAACTGTACTCTTTTACAAGAATTGATGATAAAAGAATggcacacgctcatacacacacacataaaacagaaatgatattCATGATGCATGTTCaggaaataacatttttacatggaaaaaaaaaaaatgaacacacccTCCAAATGATGCCTCATCGTTGTGTTTTTGAAGAGGATTTGATGAGAACAGCACCTGAACACAATTTATGGAACAACATTGATTCTCAATGCAGTTCATTGCAGTACATCACATAATCTGTGCACCTCTCTGATATCAATTAGATGGATCCGTCTGGCTGCCAATGGGAACTGTgcacaaaaaacaggaacttGTCTGTAGATTCAATCTTCAGTGTGTGGTTGTCAGGAGTTTCCCCCTACCAATAGTTCTCCAAACTTTAAGAGGACAAAGAGGACCCTTCTCTGTTGTggtcagttttaaaaaaataataaacctgGAGGATACTGTCAACATTTCCAGAGAATTTTCCAGAGAATTTTCAATCATGCTAAATACTGATTCAGTTTCCAACTCGAAATGTATGTCTTCTGCCTCTATTGTTGATATCTTTTAAAAGgtgatgaaaatgactgaaaatcgATTTTGTAAAGTACGTCCTTCAACAGCAAGCGGCTATTGCTAAATCTACATACATGTTATAGACCTCAGTGAGGTCACGCTGTCCTTTTACCCGAAATTGACTGATTGTGAGGATTTTACTTTTTTCGTTCCCATCCCTATCTGTTCTCACTGGAGTTAAGTGCTGTGAACTCAATTGCCCTTTTCACCAAGTAGCTACTGTTTACAGCTGACATAGTTTCCATTTTACATCAGGAGCTTTCGAGACAGCTTCGCTTTTAAGCAGACTGAAAATGTAATGGCGTCcacaaaaaacatatacatcGTAACTCGTGTTAACCCCCACTTTGTCCATTTTTACAAAGCAAGAGAAAGTGGGAACATTTTTATTCTCCCGAAAAAGAAGTATTTTCAGGGTTCATTCTGAGTCATGCGGGCGACACCATGTCACTTCTTGGGGGCGTTCTTTTCTGACTGTGTCTGAATAGCGgcagaaatgataaaacaataaTCGTTGATTTATAAGCGAGCTCAGTGTGTACAATAACAGATGAATTACCGATTTATAAAAGAAATGCAGGCTGCTTAAAAGACCGTATTATATATTGAGATGGTATAATTTATTTCTTGATTCCCCTGTTGATGATTATGGACTAGCTCGATACCAGCTGTTTAAAACGAACTTCCTTTATATGgaataaataatttgtttgctttgtgaaTCGGTAATCTTTAATCATTTTACTTGGTTTGCGTGGTTATTCTGTCTGGCGGTTCCAAAGCAGATATATTTCAACAGAGTAACGTCATTCTCTGGTTAAACCTTTGAGAGGAGCCCGACGATACCCAATAAAATAAGGTAATCTATTTAATTTAGCGTGCTGAAGTTGCCACCGATCACATATTATCCTTGTTgctgcagttcattttaatcCTTGTAATGTGACGATATGAGCACCTTGCAACCGTTGTTGAAGGGCTTGATGTCGAAAGTCGCACACAATTTCTTAAACCGTTTAACTTTCGGTGTCGCTAAGCTGTCAGAGCCGCGGGCGACTGCACACACAGGTGGAAAAGGACACCGTTGTTGCCTTTCTCAAACATATTGCATCTGTCGGTAAAGCCGAAGGTGGTGAGTTTTGCAAATGCAGAATGATATATGATAGTTGTTGAGAATAAGAGCATCCGTTATGTATTGTTGTCTCATagtttttactgtatatttcgTGTTATAATCTGAAGTCACAATGGATGCGGAACTCCGGGAGTCATGGCGTTATTGCTGAAATTAACTGTAGCCGGCATTACTAGTGGGGATGGTGGTCTCCGTGGCTTCAGAACTTcgttttttttatctgttttacgTCTGGAGATTTATTGTGTGACATCTGGAAACGTTTTATAGACGATCTAAGCTCCACGATCAAGGACATTTTCAAATCATACTTGGAATAGGCAGGAAAGCAAAAGCTCTGGGTTGTATTTTCACAAATTTCGAAAAACAGCACACGGccaaaaatatttgttgtctGAGGGGGTCATCATTGCAACTTGTTCAAATGTAATCGAATCGTTTAGCCTCAAGCGGCTACTTTGTCTAACCTTACAACAGAAGGGTAAGGGATGGTTGTCACTAGGAGATTTAATTGttgcaatatttttaattgctCGTTGACGTCGTGGAACGGGTTCAATGTGTCCTCAGTTAAAATAGATACTAGAATTGCTTGGTTCCCACGATCCTCATGTGCTTGTGCAAGGCATCCAAATGTCAATAGGGACTGTGTGACATGAAGTCCTTCTCATTGCAGCATGTCAGAGAAACATGAAGTCTGAAATAGATAATGTCTAATGTCTTATAGACCAGCCTCTCTGTACATAAATActtacattatacacacacacacacacatatatataaaaaatgtgtgtgttttaacttTGCCTTGGCAATGTGCTAAAGACAAAATTGACTGGATGCAGCTGCAGCAAAAATGTCTTAATGTCTGCATTTCTTAAATTGATTTCATAGACTGTCTCCTCAGATAGAAACGGCTTTACTCAGGGCTGACATGACTACACAACGTCGCCTGTTTATGTTTCTCGGCAGCACCGCCATGTCTGCTAGGTACACTGCCTCTTTGTCTTAACGCTGAGCACAAAAATAGCAGGTCCTATGGCATCTCCCTTTGCCTGGTCTCCTCAGAAACGAACAGTGATGCCCTCTATCTCCCGGAGATACTGTGGCTTGGAAAGGGCACGCTGGACCCCCGCTcatatcctctctctctctctctctctctctctctcgctctctctctctctctctctctctatctctctctctcactctctcccccctccgTTTCGGAATTCCGTCTGTTTTAAGCGTTCCGGGCTGAAAAGTGGGGATGTGAGCTCAACAGCCGACCTTCCTGGCATTGTGTGGATGCGAACGTTCCGCCCGCGGGGGCTGAATGTTCAGTCCACCATGGGAGAGGCCACAGCAAGCCGCCACAGCGTGGCTTTCGCTCATGAGGGAGTATCATAGCCTTtgtcagcattaaaaaaaatatataaataacaataaagcCAGCTATTGCGCAAACataactttttttctgcattatcacttcctgtttcctttcttGCGGTTCCCTGGCGAAGGTTTGGCTCAAGCGGACTGTCCCTTTTTAAGGGGAGCGAGGCACATGCGCCATGCTcccccagacccccccaccccccccgtctTGCTTCCTCCGAGCGTCTTGTGCGTAATCACTCAGGAGGCTCAGGCTCAGTAACCCAGCCTGTGTGACActgcaggaagagaaaaaggagtGATCAGACAGCTATTTCGGTGATCTAGGACAGGGATGCGGAGCTGAGAGCAGGGGAGGatgtcccccctctctctctctttctctctctctctcgcgcttAAAAAGGTCGTGGGGTATCGGCGAGGCAGCGTGAGCCGGTCGTCCTCCTCAACCGTGGCAGTAGGACCTCGGCTCAAACTCGGGGGCGAGGGAAGGGAGGGCGCAGGACGCTGTCTTTCTGGGCCAGCAGTGCTGCTCCAGGGAGCGGCGTCGAAAATTAATTGTGTCCACcgcattcatttatttaatcccCCACCCCGCTCTCCCACCTCAGCGAGGACAGGAAGAGGCCTACCGTGGGGAAAAGCTGATGTGAACCCCCGGCGCTTGGGACGCTGATGCGCAGATGTGCCACCTCAGCCCGGaccccccctctctgctttgTCCAGCTCGCGGGGGCCTGCACCGTCTGCTTGTGACACCCTCTGGACTGCGCTGTCTTGGGCATGCCCCAGGTAGGCCATCACTTTGCTTGCGTATCTGCATTTTTTAAGTATCATGTAATAGGAGGATTTGTGACTTCTGCAGAACAGCAATGTCAAGTTACATTTGTTCTCCTGGGCATAGCATCTATGTACAGCTGTGACAGGTGGTGCGAATCTTTCTGCAGATTCAATTCTAAGCATCACAGCTTTGTGTATACACCTCTCTGTGATACCTGTAAATCAGCTTTGTGTTGATTCTGAGCTGAAGTATTTTTCTCCACGTAAAGTTACAGTTGGCAAGATCCTCTGTCTTTTGAAAAATTGATCCAGGAGATTGAAAGTGATTGCTCTGGTGGTGACTGAgttttcctgtctctcctcttcagCCGGGCACTGATGGGATGGAACCGGTTTTTGGGGAGGCCTATGGTAGTCACAGGTGCCTCCTGACCTCAGAACCAATCGCTGTCTGTCCACTGGGGGGCAGGACTGAGTATGACCAGGTATGAGGCACGATGTGTTGCATAGACATGCTGTAAAGTCCCGAGTTATTTGAAATTCTGAAGGATTTGACAGACAAATTATGTAAAGAAACTCTAATGAATCCATATTCAAtttgcactgtttgtttttcaaaaattatttgctttattaCTGGTCAAATTAGCAAGCCTGTATAGCTGCAGATTCAGAGCATGAGGTTAAATTATGTGTGCTTTATGGGAAGAAATTATCATTCAGATACATGTTCAATTAACAGCTATAGACTAccttaatgtaatgtgtgtgtgtgtgtgtgtgcgtgtgtgtgtgtgcgtgtgtgcacatgtgcatgtgtgtgtttgtgtgtgtgtgtgtgcatgcatgcgtgcatgtgtatgtgtgcgtccgtacgtgcgcgcgtgtgttcgcgcgcgtgtgtgtgtgtgtgcatgtgtatgtgtgcgcgtgtgtgtgcgtgtgtgtacatgtgcatgtgtgtgtttgtgtgtgtgtatgtgtgcatgcatgcgtgcatgtgtatgtgtgcgtccgtacgtgcgcgcgtgtgtgtgcgtgcatcaTAAGGACTCCCCTCCAGGTGTGGTCCTGATGCTGGGTTCCCCGGCGGCACCCCGGAAACGGCCCTTCGAGCTGCTGAGCGACCTCGTCGACGACGGCTTCAGCGAAGACCTGCACCACGAGCGCTGGGACATCTCCGCGCTCGATGACATCACCCGCTACGCCAAAGTGGGCCTGGAGGGCGAGCCAGCGAGCCCTGAGGGCGCCCCGCCAAAGAGGTGCGGCGGCGGGGGGGACCCGGCAGAGCCCCCGTCGGGGCAAGGGGGCACCCGGTCACCGCGCGGCTCCGAACCCCTCGCACCTGAGCGACCCTCCGTGGTAGTGACATCAGCGGCCAGCGCAGAGCCGGGGGTCCTGTGCCAGAGGTTTATCTCCAAGGCCACTGCAGCAGAGGATCCGCAGCCCCTGGAGGGCCCTGAATCATCGCCCTCCACCTCAGAGCACTGCAGCGAGGAGCACAACTACTCTCTGCACGCCGAGCGCGACTCCTGCACCAGCCAGGGCTCCGACAGCGACACCGGGGAcaccgaggaagaggaggagggggaggaggaggaggaggaggaggaggaggaggaggaggaggaggatgatgatgatggcatggaggaagaggaggacgcAGTGGAGGGCAGGGACTCTAGCCTCTCTGGAGCTGAGTGTGGTGGGTTCTGCTTTATGTCATAGGTCCAAATTGCGCCTCTTCTCATGAAGTACCAAACATTGTCAAATCTGAATGCCTCGCAATGCACTGCCCTTTTtcttaaatgtactgtatgcttaTAAGTCCTGAGGAGTGCTGTCTGCACACCTGAGTAGGTTCTACAGGTGTTAGTAAAAATAGCAGAAAGCTTGTCTATATGTAATTGGGAAGTTCACAGCAAAACTGTGACCTTTAGACCTAAACATATACTTGCAAATGAGGGTGCTTTAATTGCACATGATCCCCTCTCATTAGGATTTATTCAGTCTGTCCACTTTGTGGTTTGTCTATAATGATAACATTAAGCAAATGTTACATGGTTCTTTTGTAACTTCACACTTGATATAATGTTCCTGACAATGAACGGAAAACATTGCATATATCAAGAAGAAATGTAACTGTGGCACAAATTAAGGACAGTGTGAGTGATTGTTGGATTGTACTCAGTCCCCAGTTTCTTGGGGgttttattcataaaatttaTGGGCAAGTGTCTCTATAATCAGTTGTAAAATACTGGCTGTGTGAATGTCTGTTTGCTCCAGACCAGGACCCTGAGAGCCAGGGGAGCACCAGACCAAAGAAGCGCAGGTGCTTCTGGGAGTACAGCCACGGCCACGAGGCGGGGAGCAAGCGGGAGGGGGGCAAGCTGCCCGTGTCCTGGAGTCCGAGCACTCTGCCGAGTACCCTGTACCTCAAAGAGGACACCTCGGCCAGCGGTGAGACACCCTGCACAACATCACTCGCAACTATCACTACAGCATACATTTCGGCATGACATTTTGggtacatgaaaataaaaatgtgctcaCGGCATAATATGGGAAAAGGTTTGTCCCTTTGAATAGCTTGTTGCACAATTTCAAGCCTCCTGCTCATATGAAATTTCCTGTCAGGAACTACCAAATGTTGGATGCGCTATTTATGAAGTTGAATACTGAGCTTGGTGGCAGTAGTGGGATTGCCGCAGGGGTCGTCTTGGCGTTCCAGTGGACGCCCACCAGGGTTTGCATCACGTGATTTTTCGCGTGCTGGCACAGGAAAGAAATGCCAGCGGAAGGCTCGCAAGACAGATGCCAGCGACCTGACGCCCAACCCGCAGAAGCTGTGCCACATCGGCGACCAGCTGCTCCGGCTCAACGCCGCCATCGAGGGAATGCGGCCAGTCAACGACCTGGCCGTGATTGCCAGGGCACGCTCCCGCAAGGAGAAGAACAAACTGGCCTCCAGGTGAGGCCAGGGGGGCAGCTAGAGAGGGACGCAGAGAAGGGCGTGGGGCAGGAAACTCTCCATTCAAAGATGCCATAACGTAGGCTGCAGGAGAATTGAAAggaattgaatgaatgaatgaatgaatgaatgaatggaagtCTAGCATTGATATGTATTTACTAACTGGATTGAAGGTCAGCATTCAAAGCTGATGCCACTGGCCACCATCTTTTTAAGCTCAAAGGCATCCCTGTCCTTCTTTGGTTTGTTAATGTTGACTGTCTGTTTCCATAATGTGGCATAAAGGGCTGTGTATTAGTTTTCATGCCACCCTCATCCTATTATCAAGAATGGGATCTAATAAATCCCATTAATGCTGTGTCGCATATAATTACAAGCTGTTTGCAGTGAGCGCGTGCAGGGAGCCTCATAGTGGTTTCGGTGCCCCCTGGTGAGTGAAAGTGTGACCCTCTGTTGAATGTAGCGGTGTGGATTAGCGCCTCCATTGTTTCCCCTTCCTGCGGCTTCAGAGCGTGTCGCCTAAAGAAGAAGGCCCAGCACGAGGCTAACAAGATCAAGCTGTGGGGGCTGAACCAGGAGTACGGTAAGTGCAAGTgcctcacactgctgccacactggCTTTCATCAAAATGTCAGTTGCACAGAAAGCGATCACTGttttagtttcagtttcagcCCCATGCTATAAAGGTAAAGCATCCTAAAACATTGAGCTGCTTGGActtgttgaatctattttgTGCCCTCCCACTAAGCTATAGACGCTGGGGACAGACAGACCAAGCAAAAGATTACCTCCAAAAGTTACTTGTTTCTCAAAAATTTAAACTTCCTTGTTTAGAGAGTCAGATGTGGGAGTGACCAGATATAGGTTAAGACCACCCTCTGTTCTTTAAAAGCGCTTTTAA contains the following coding sequences:
- the LOC118790317 gene encoding CREB3 regulatory factor-like, yielding MEEEEDAVEGRDSSLSGAECDQDPESQGSTRPKKRRCFWEYSHGHEAGSKREGGKLPVSWSPSTLPSTLYLKEDTSASGKKCQRKARKTDASDLTPNPQKLCHIGDQLLRLNAAIEGMRPVNDLAVIARARSRKEKNKLASRACRLKKKAQHEANKIKLWGLNQEYDNLLGALLRIKEIIRQRVESSEEEKEPGMTQRLESILKESAGPRVAGRTKEFVEKILECSAVGQGTKRPQKKDPSA